The Apostichopus japonicus isolate 1M-3 chromosome 20, ASM3797524v1, whole genome shotgun sequence nucleotide sequence GACCGGTTTAAATGTACATTTTGTCATTCTCTTTAGaacttttttcccttttacCAACAGTCAGGTTTGGTTGTAACATTTGCGAGCTAAAACCTTAATGCAATGTATCACTGGAGGTTTAAATATTTCAAGGCTAAACATAAGAGTAGCTACTCGAGAAAACATCTAGTAGAACCGACCAAAATCCTCTACGTTAAATATAATTTCAGAGTAAAAATGCCAAACATATTCTCATGCAAGCAACTTGCTTCTGACAATTCTCTCATGTTTCTTGTGAAAAAATGTGTTAAAAGTTGCTATAACTAGGAAAGATGAAGTATTACATCTTACATGCAGGAACAATGTTAATGTCAAAGTATGCTATGGTATGTATGGGGGAGGGAAGGCGGCGGGgcatgggagggggggtggcaaATCAGTCATGTGACCATTCAGAGTGTAAAGTTCATCAGTATtggtcccaaaatatgctagaaactcagttaatggtcactcatgcaCCAATTTCAAACAAGCATTTTACCAACACCCCTCAAATgtattttgattttcttatttatCATAATACTCAAattctgaaagaaagaaaaaaataaataattggaGACTCAGAACCAAGAGGTAGAATTTTTTagcatgttttatttaaagGGCTCACATCACACAGTAACAAAAACAGAGAAACTTAAAGATGAGTAATTGGCAGTTTATATTGCTGAATGGGCAGTGTATATTGCTAACAAACGAAGATGCCAGACACCATATTTTCCACTTACGCTGTTTTTGTAACTAAGTTCTCATCGCAACTGTgctgttttttcttgttttgttttcactatCCATAATTTTTTCAGTCAAACTTCAGGAAAGGGAGAGCTGTGACGTCACACAAAATCCGGCATACAATATTGTTGGATTCCGCTGAGACGACATAACATCTTTCATTTTCCTTAATTTCAGTGAATTTAGTTAATTTTAATTCAATTCGTTTTGGCAACTTTCGACAAGTTCACAGCTGCTACTCGTGTATTAAACACTTCTGTGTAATAGTTATTTGTATTCAGTTAAGTGCGATGCTCCCCATTTGAGAAGCATTTTGTCCCCCTGAATATAACCTTATATAGAACGCTGCCACATGTGCAAGACTGTATTTAAAGTTATGCTCAGGTATGAATATTGTCACTCAATGCACAGTCTGACCTTGATCTGCTGCTATTCATAAAGAATTACTTGGGTTGTACGGTTTTATACCaaaaaattcagaaaacaaAAGTGCATCGACAGGTGGTGTAAACTGTTGGTTGATGGACTAGTTATCATTATGAGCAGTTTGAAGAGCCACCCATGCTGTTGGTGTGAGGTGAACAGCAAAACGACGAAGTTTGTTGCGTTGGAAATGATAAGGATATAAAATAgcctggtatatatatatatgtgtatactaTGAAATTTATGCTTTCATGTTCACTATCagtaagaaatattattttcaagaacaaacattttttggacctataatgttaaaataaagttctctttaaaggcattgaagactcgccccaaaccgcgtgccgcgctctgaaaaagttaactttctgttgcttgcaagtgaagttttctgcttgtcgttacaaaatgcagacagtaaacgaaacgtgataccttgttatctttagctggacctgagatatccatcgaTGTATCGTTTGTActatgctgtgggtattgaccgcagctgtatgtactgactgtacactagcgtctaattaccgacggtagcaagctgtgtgtgtattttctgggatcgatggtagtgtctaacacttctgttacacctcattcgaaactaggtcagattaccgtcattagacgtttctttttgcgcgagtcttcacacacttTAATATGGGAGAACTTCAGTGATGATGAAAGTGAATTTATGATACCGCCTAGTGTTTGTTTCAGATAATCTTAAccctattttttattttatacagATAATCTGGATGGAACAGTGAATACGACAGTTAGCACCATAGCaactccatctgacactgaACGCCAACTCTATCCGCCATCAGCGCCACCAGGAGTAGCCTCAACATCAAATCACCCTTTCAATCCACATGCACCTCATATGCCTCCCCAGCCACAACAAATGCCTCACCCAATGCCCCAGCCGTACCCGACATCGCCGTACATCGGTGGTAGAGAACCTTACCCTCCACAGAGCAGTCACCCGCCTCTACCATCACAGGAGGCATACCCCTGTAAGGAGGAGATTGGATACCCACCCCAGCCTTCTTCATCCCCGTCTATGCAAGCACCACCTCCGTACCATGATCCTCACCATCAGTTGGGTGCTGCTGCGCCACCTAATTACTCTGAGGACCACCAGATTGGATTTACCACTGCCTCTGCTCCTCCTCCTGATTCGATGCCCTACGTAACAAAGATTTAAGTCGTGGTTTAAGGGGAAAGCTGCCACTGACAGAGGAGGAAGAGATTGATGCTATAATGAACCATGCAGCACCACACTCGTCAAAAAATAAGAGGAGCAGAAGCGACAGAGAAAACTCCCCTGAAGCAAGGCTGGATTTATAGTGAACAATCTCTGCAGTCCAACAGTGCCTAATTGTTTGAAATTTCAGTGATGCTgaaccactccccccccccttcagggTCCCACTTTTTGACATGGTGCCCGAAAGAGGCGGAGTAGTGGACTATATGAGGATTTTGGTATATTTCGGAGTGGAGTACAATATTCAACATATTGGAAGTTATACTTATTCTATGAGTTGCATGGCTGGACCAGAATGgcatttttttaatgatattgtGCACCTAAATGCAACACTGGCCACCTTCAAAAACACATTCTATATACTTTGATTGCAGTATATACAGCGTTAATCTTATGAGTATTTAATTGCACCGACATAAACATTACAAATCTCCACTGTTGTAAATATCAAATGTGTGTATGGAAATGGTAGTCATCATTTCAAAACCTAAAGCTGGAATTACATACAAACatgtacatattttgttttatcactttttaaatttcattaaatataGGCACATAACATACATCATCAAAGCAAACACCTTTTCTGGTTTTCGGCAGAACACTCCATAATTGTGTATCAAATGTATTTTGGAGGAAATTATCTTTTCAGACTGCAATCTACAGGTACCTCTATGGAGGTGGCTCAATGATGTATTTTCGTACATAGTGAGAGCTATACACAAAGCATGTATTTCAGAGGTCATTTAATTATTGCAGTAAATTTTAAGCTCATACAGGCAAGAGAAGGAACTGCGCACATCATTGGTACTGTATGATGACCCTTTGAGGCCTCTCGCGCATCAGAGCCATTAAAAGCTCAATCGTGTTTGTAGCGATTAATATAGATGTTGTGTGTAAAGCCcattattcatatttaactaCCCACTTGAAGTGTCAGACATCTGCcatgaaaatatataagaatGTGGGGGTGTACACCTAACGTGCGCACTAAATTTATCAAGTAATATTGTGTGACAGGACCTGCTCCCTCCCTCACTTGGACTTTCACCCTCCAGATGTACATGCTGATAGCCAGAGAGGATGCAAGCTgatacctcccccccccccctggccctTATGGTGGATGAGATCACCTTGTATGTCATATTCTAatagtttgttttcttctctgcTATCATCATTTGTTAGAGCTTAGAATTCAGTGATTGGTAATCTTAAAGGAACATTAATAACACACATTATGTTGGGAATTGTATATGCTAACCAACCCTCGGGCCAGTACAGACAACGGCCTTTAAAAGGTCAATGCATGGTACGATTGTGCTAGAATGTCAACTAATGGTCACTTAATTCTCTTCAAACTTCACCAGGGCGTTTGCAATTACTGTCACTTCTCCAGCATTTTTTATTATCCAAGCCATGTCGTATTTTGCACTCCAGATTACATCTGAGAATAATTTAGAGGGTGATACAatctgggaaaaaaaaataataataacgttTTGGTCGCTTTCTAGTACGCCAAAATTGGGGTCAAGACAGATGACCTTCTAAATTGTGCACATACTTGCATGTTTTTCTGAAACCTATAACCAACAAGTCTTACCATTTTCTCTGCAAATATAggattgttttgatttttaaagAAGTCTGAGAATTATTAGTCTTGGGAGGGAAATATTCCAGGATGTTATGTACCAAAGCAGCTGAGCTTTGACTGTTTTACCGTTGCACATTAGTCAGTTGCCGTGGCAACCCTTCCCACGAATTGACGCACAGATATCTGTGTTTATTAAAACAgtgaataaacaaaaaatacgAGAAAAGAATGATCTCTTATCTTCTTGTGTAGTTCACATTCACTTAGGCTTCCACAAGAATGAAACCATGCCAGTGGTTAACCTGTTATACGTCAGAGGCAGTAATCTCAGTAACGAACAGACAGCCATTAAATCATTGTACTCTTAATAAAACAGCGAATAAATTATTTTATCTTTGTGGAGGTGACATTGAAGTTTTGGCGATAACATTTAACGGTACATATTGAACTCTTGTTCAGTCTAAGACCTGGTTATTTGCCTGCGAAATCCTAAGAATTTGTCAATGTATTAATTTAAATAGCATGATTTTTAAGatcattaaaaatttaataattCCAAAAAATGACATTGGTCGAATGAAGACCATTCTTGTTGCTTTAATGGTCTTTGAAGAAAGTTGCTTGAATATGAAAATGATGGGAGAGAAGGGaaggagtgggggtggggggagggaggggaaatgTATCTAAAGCATCTCAATGGACAAAAAAGTGATATAAGCGCAGTGCAAATTGCccaatatgaaaataatttcttgAGATgcctttttatttattaatttaacgGTTACCTTCCTCCTCCTTCCCATGGAATTGCATGGTTCtcacaaagtatatatataatcaagTTGTGTGATCCAAACAATATTCAAAAGTTTTGAACTACCCAGCACTTAGAAAGGCGCATCCATTGGTCAATTTATGCTTACTATTGTCTCTGCCAATATTTAATCATATTGTTCTATTTGAACATAACCGCAGTTTTATCGTCTACGTGAACCATCACAGAAGATAACAAAAGTGCAATATAACGGTGACCCCTTTATATGAGAGATTACAAGAAAGTGCAATATGAGGGTTTGaatgtgtttatttatattataaagtgtgtgtattgatattattaacaGTGAGAGAACTGACATGAGCCCTCACCAAAATAATAGCAAATATTTCAGTGAATTATGGGCATTAAAAGCAGTGAAAACTGACAAGTTTTCTGCAGTCATATGGTATTGCTGTGACTTAAACCAGCATTCTTAAGattggaggggtggggttagGGGAGGGAGGAGTATGGTAGCAGAGAGTTACAAAGGGAATGATCTGAAGGGCCTTTCTTTAACTTTTATGGAcattgtttttatgtttatcTGTAGTTTGTTGCAGAGTTTTATAAAGTGCGTGGTGGGTGACTTAACTGACAGAATTGTTATAAGTTTCaatttgtttactgtttttcaGTATGTAAAGTGCAATACCTGTTTCAAACATTGATGTGAAAGCATGAGTAGGTTCAGTATCTGTATAACcataaagtaaaacaaactCTGTTCTCTGTGTCATACAAGATGAAGACCTCCGTGGTCTGGTCTACAAGACTCAAGGAAATCATGGTTCCATAAATTATGTTATAGCATctaaaacattgatttatatctgTAGATTTCGGTTGCTATATTATGTTGGAATTCTGTTACACAgggaaataaatacatacaggGTATTCAACCAAGCTTGATTTATTCTAGCTATGTTCATTTCAAACTATTTTTGAAAAccaaacaaggaaacaaatatAACCTGGCTTACAGGTAGATTGAAGtcttctttatatattttttgtgctGCAGGAAGGCAGTAGTCATATTAAAAACATTATGTTGTGTTTGTGTTATTTATGATTGTGACAACAAGAGATGCCTTGGCTTACCCCataatgtacacacataatatTCACAGATAATATACACACATAATATACACACATAATATACACACATAATATACACACATAATTTACACACATAATATACACACATAATTTACACACATAATATACACACATAATATACACACATAATTTACACACATAATTTACGTATACCATTTATTGTGGCATATGTTGGTTCTTGTAACTTTGAAACAATTGTCAGTGTATACTTCActggaaatgaaagtaaaatattttgtttcgaAAGATGcagtttgtattttgtatttgtagGGATCAGCTGGTTGTACTATTCTTTGGCCAATATTAAAGGAAGAAATTAAGGTGATCTGAAGGGTGGCGATACAGTTGAATATTCTAGTGCAACATAATATACATTCACCAATAAGTTTCACACTGAATTGTCCATCCAAGTTCATCCATAAATTATGTGGAACGTTgtattgatgatgtcatcattttatATAAAGCATatgaatttcaaataaaaaataagacaAACTGCTCCACACCAAAATggtaattgttgtttttttagggAAATTTAAGAAGTCACATTATAGGTCATGATATTGTGAATGATAAATAATGATTTgattaaaatgtcaaattttgaaTGAGTTTTATCCATTTCtagtacttttttttattatttctgtaCCCCTGCATTTCAAGTTATTGAGCAGCCCTTTGTGAAATTCAACGAAtgtctttcttttatttattactGGCAACTCAATTGAAAAATATCTTTGTGATAGCCAATAGTTGCTCCCAAATAtgttagaaaataaaaaatggtcACCTTTGCTCATCTCTTGAAATACAAGGATGTATGTTATTATCAATTGGCAATACCTTCTCTCACACCAAGTTTTTAACTGTCTACTTTTAACCTTCCCTcttaaaagttttgaaaaaaaaaattggaggaTGAAGGCCTTcaggaaaatatattttgatatatgttaGCAAATGATGATAGATAAACTTTATGGCAGAGGCGATTCTTAGATATGACTTTTTGAGGCTTAAAATTCTCGTAAATCTCAATTAAAAACTTGTCCTTGTGAACAGGGCAAATGTTCAATTTTACGATGCATTTTGTTTGAGGATTAGGCCGGGGGGGGATGAAACAAAAGCTCCTATAGTGCCCTCTCACACTGTAATTTGCTTTATATTTGCATTTGAGGCCAATTTTGGTACTTTTTTAGAGCCAGTTGTagacaatatgaataaaagaaaagaacacTGATAAATGTATACACTGACTTAAAATATGCTGTGCATGTATAATAAATATCATGCACTAATATATTTGTGATTGAAtgacaaaattatgcaaatctGCAAATGGAAGACATGAACGTAATAAAATGAGAAGGTTGAAGTACATTTTGACTTTCTCAGCAACATTGAACAAAGCAACAACATTGGATCTGCCATATGAAAGCCGGAGTCCTTTAGGAAAACCTCAAAAtatgatatgtaaatatgaagGTAATATTTGAACTTGACCTATAGGAAGCAATTatgatatttcaagaaaatgtaaCATCCAAGTTGTTGATATTCTCACCAATGGTGATAAAACTTTTCACTGCCTACTGAAATCAGCAGCTGGAAGTGTTACATAAGATTCTAAATTATTCACCAAGGactttgtgtttcattttattgAATCAATCTGAGCCTAAAAGGAAACTGCGCGTTAGTAATCTGTGAAATAACACAGAGCAAATCAAAACTGATTCGATAATCTGGATCTTGCGCGAAAGCAGAGGAAAAATTTTTGGAATTGAATAACTCATTGATGTCATTGCTTTCTGCTGAGAAGGGCAATGATATCCTACGGCAAGAGTAGATTATTGTTCAATACACGTCTCTCTTTCTCTGTCTCAGATGCAAATTCTTGTctcaaatataatttattacTCTTTCCTTTTATCTCAGCTATCAGTACTTCACATACATTATGTTAGTCTTACCCAGATCGACCTGCCAAAACAATATTGTTCCACAAACCTGCCTGATGTccaacattttgttgtttaagGTTCTAAAAATTAAGTAGGCTTTCAATCACATATTACAaataatatattgtttataataatatatcaaaaccCAAAATAATATTCAACTTTTGAGATACGATTTCCGTCTAATTTGGACAGATTATTTGGTGGTAGGTATTTTCGATGCTATATAAGAATATCGTTGTATTGGAAAGTAAAAAACAGTTCATTTAGAAACATAGGTTGAGCCTCCTTGAAGCACCCTTTGCCAGAAATGTTGTAAGCTGCTCATCAAAATTTCTCCACCAGTTTTCCACTGGTCTTCACTCACAAACCtgcacaataaaaaataaaaattgatcaTGAATCTTAGTTCAGACTATTAAAGTGACACAGCAGAgcaatgaatatgcaacacaTATAGGACATGTATCTATTCTCACCATTGTGAAGTAGAGAGAACAGTATAAACCTGTTATTTGCAACAGACAGAAAACTGTTTATGCAAGTACAGAGCTCATTACCCTCcaagaaaaatattgttattttcttttcttattatgAAGTAATGAATCTACATAAATCCCCCCAAGCTTGGTGCCAGAACAGAAAGACATGGAGAATAATTACATGGATTTGATTTCATAAGTAAACATTTGAGGAATAATATTCCATGTCAATGAATCTGTACATATCATAATTATTCCAGTAACCGATTGTGTCTGCAGgcaaggaagggggggggtggttgttgGTGCGTGTGGGGTTGTGAAGAGAAAAAGAGGTGGGGCTATTTTCCTGCGTGCATGAAGCGTTTGATGTTCTTTGATATCGGTATTAAAACATAATACAACTTCCCACATAATACAACTTCCCATAATACAACTTCCCATATCTTCAATTGATGATTGAGCTGCTTAAAGTACTTTAGCCTCTGCATAGACTTAATTGGAGGCACCATGTCCTTGTATCAGCAACTACGAGAAAAGTCACAAAATGGAATGGTTATTGATGTCATTAATATATTGAATGggacaaaaatggaaaaataagaGATAAACACAATATAAACTCACTTTTTCTTCTCTGTGGACTTTTCTTGGTGGGGTACAAGGATGAGGTTTAGCATTTATTTGAACGAAGGATAAGAAAGTAACAGCAGATTGTTATCTACAAAACAGAGAAAGACAAAAGcttgaaatgtcaaatttgcAGATTTCCAGGAGTGACAACTTCTTCCCTATTGGTaaatggtcaaaatgtgttggACTCCAAAGGAATGGTATTTCATTTCTAGATGGGTCACTAGAATAATTGTTTAACCAACATATTACCAACATAAAAAGAGtccatttttttatattaatttgctAAATACAATCATGCTTTGACATAAGAGCATTTAGTATATGTCATGActcaattaaaaaaagaagtctAATTTGTGAAAGGAGTTTTATTTGTGCTATTGTGTACATAACAGGAACAAATGTTTTACTT carries:
- the LOC139961820 gene encoding uncharacterized protein isoform X2 — its product is MARVKFLVVISFLGLWQWEHFCEAEYCSGFSDEDGVYQAGFHCPLLTDSTENLYCCGTEVDKFCCDTNSNSFFSGLDPAAIIGTVLAIVVVLLVCVTLCCCCCSCCIWNRRKNNKRGNQVRYNNLDGTVNTTVSTIATPSDTERQLYPPSAPPGVASTSNHPFNPHAPHMPPQPQQMPHPMPQPYPTSPYIGGREPYPPQSSHPPLPSQEAYPCKEEIGYPPQPSSSPSMQAPPPYHDPHHQLGAAAPPNYSEDHQIGFTTASAPPPDSMPYVTKI
- the LOC139961820 gene encoding uncharacterized protein isoform X1, coding for MGHNIGWFEMTGSSALEISDSSEPWSERDFDDVSEAEYCSGFSDEDGVYQAGFHCPLLTDSTENLYCCGTEVDKFCCDTNSNSFFSGLDPAAIIGTVLAIVVVLLVCVTLCCCCCSCCIWNRRKNNKRGNQVRYNNLDGTVNTTVSTIATPSDTERQLYPPSAPPGVASTSNHPFNPHAPHMPPQPQQMPHPMPQPYPTSPYIGGREPYPPQSSHPPLPSQEAYPCKEEIGYPPQPSSSPSMQAPPPYHDPHHQLGAAAPPNYSEDHQIGFTTASAPPPDSMPYVTKI